Within the Musa acuminata AAA Group cultivar baxijiao chromosome BXJ2-9, Cavendish_Baxijiao_AAA, whole genome shotgun sequence genome, the region gctCTATCTTAGTGGGTGGTATATTCGTAAAAAAGAAACATTCGCAACGGCGTTTTGGTACAGAATTGCTATGGGATCGATCGCCTCCTCCCCGCATAAATGGCATATCTTATTTCCTCTTTTATTCTCTTCCGCAGTCtcattcccctctctctctctctctctctctcttttccagGAACGAGGAAGAAGGGAGAGAAACGAggtggaagaaggagaagaaggagaagaagcggaGACCGTAGCCTCGCGTCTTAGTGGATATCTGGGTATTTCTTCTTCGTTGTTCCCTTCAATTCTTCGATCGTTTCTTCCCCTCTGTTTTCGATTTCTTTTAATGGATCGAAACCGTATTTCTTGTTTCCCTATTGGATGTCCGCGGTTCCACTGATCGCCAGATTCTTCCTCTCGTCATTTCTTGCTGTAGATCTTTCGATTTCCCTCTGCTCTGATGTAGATCTGGGATCTTTTCTTCGGATCCTGTATCAGTGCAACTCACGATTTGAAAATGTTTGACTGATGTTTGCTATTCTGGATCTGTTAGATCGGGAAGAATGGGGCTCACGTTCGCGAAGCTCTTCAGCCGCCTCTTTGCGAAGAAGGAAATGCGGATCCTGATGGTTGGGCTTGACGCGGCGGGTAAGACAACCATCCTGTACAAGCTGAAGCTCGGGGAGATCGTCACCACCATACCCACCATCGGTGAGAATTGTTTGTTTGCCCCCTCAACTTGTATTTTGTTATTGAACTAAGTTGATGAGATATGAGATAATATGGTTCCTTCTTTCACCTCTAGTTTATGTTGATTTGTTTATGATGGTGTCTGAGGATGCTTGTTTGAGTCGATTCATCATTATttcttttaattctttttgtttttagCGAGTAATTGGTTTTGTTCTAAAATAAAAGGTTATGTTCTGCACTTATTGTTGTGCTTATCTTAATTCAGTTCTTAAAAGAGCGTTCAGCTTTTGCTATTTTATGTAGATAGGTGCCTCACTACTATTTTGTCTCGGTAGAAAGTGATCATCGTTTATTTATGATTGCAGTGACTTGGGGATAATATTAACATTGAATCTGATATATCTATTTTTGCCACAATACTGTGGTGCgaagtgctctctctctcttattatattaataaattacCTCATCCAACTTTTCATCATTTAAAAAGTAAATAATCAATATACTATCTTGTAGTTGCCCTCTAGCATTGATGTTTCGGTATAAAATAAGGATGTTATTCAAAGGATATGTTAACTGTTTCACTAGTGGCTTCAGAAATCATTCAATGGAACCTCTTGATGAGTTTTTATGATGGTATATGAGGATATTTGTTTGAATGATTTTATCATGCCATTTCTTGTTATCTTTTTTATAGCAAGTAATTGATTTTGTTCTCATgcttcttaaaaataagttatgtTCTACGCTTATTGATGTGCTATTAGTTGCTTGAGCACATAGCTTTTTTATTTTTGTGCTATTGTTTGTTCTTATGCTTCATAAAAATAAGAGCATTTAGCTTATGATATTTTATGCAGGTAGATGCTACACTGCTATTTGTCTTGGTATTAAATGGAAAAATACTCATAATAATTAGAATGAACATTAtggtttttaattaattaattatattttactgCAGTGTCTTGAATATAATATTTACATGACACCTATATTTCTCTGATTGTCACAAGATGGTGGTGCATAGTGCTGTATGTTTATATATTGGTGGATTACCTCATCCCACTAGGCATCACCAAACAAATAAGTGTTCAATGTCATTTCTTACTCCTCTAGCCTTGATGTTTCactataaagcaaggataccattcAAAGGGTATGCTACCTGTTTCACTAGTGAGCTCAGAGATCGTGAAATGTAACCTCTTGAATCACACATCTAACATATGGATCACTGAAGTCTTCTTTTTGGTTCAATGCCAACTGTAGTTATTGGATTATATTTTTTTGGTAGTCTGTGTGTTGGGAAAATGAGAGTGATATGCTTTCTGTAATGGTTtacaatatataaatatcttcCACACTGATGTACTTGGTGATTGTTACCAACTGTTTATCAGTTTACTTTTGATCTTGCCTCATAATTTTGTCAGTGCTTGTCAATCCTATGCAGTTACTGGGACAACAATGTCCATTCTATTTTACTGGTGTACCACTGCTGGAAAGATGTTCAGTGGGAATAATACTTTTTATTAGGATGACAGATTATCTCCTTTGTTTCAAGTTCTGAAATTATTTCTGATCAACGTTAATATAAAAAGAAACAGCTGTGATGGCCAATACTGCATATTATGCATTTGAAGTCGTAGCAGTGAAGATTATTGTCTACCTAAATGCTTCTTTGTAGAAAAGTGCTTAGGCAAAGCCTATGTAACCTGCTTGTGAAAACTTTCTCCCTCAGGTCTGGAAACTGAGCTTTTGGTTTCCATTATTTCTGTCCTTTATGATTCAATATCCGTAAAATGTAATTGCGTTATGAAAGAATGTTACACTTATAGTCCAACTTTTAACTTTGTGCTTTCTGATGCAGGATTCAATGTGGAGACTGTAgagtataaaaatattagcttcaCTGTCTGGGATGTTGGTGGCCAGGACAAGGTATCCGCAactatttatgtttttttattatGCATGAGAAATGGTTAAATCTATGGCTGCTTAGGAAGATACTTGTTCTACTGATCTGGACAAATATTTGACTTTGGAAAATAGGTGGAATAGTGAAGTGATATTGAAGCATTTTCTTCTCAAAATGCTGACAATGTCCCATTTTAGTTGAGAAAATCAAAAGAAGTTTGCATTACTTTTGTAATATATTTCTCTTGTAAATGAACACTGTCTTATCTGCATGGCTTATCACATTGTGACTGATGTTCTGGTGATCTGGTTGTGTGGAGAACAGATCAGACCTTTATGGAGGCATTACTTCCAGAACACACAGGGTCTTATTTTTGTTGTTGACAGCAATGACAGAGATCGCGTAGTTGAGGCAAGGGATGAACTTCACAGGATGCTTAATGAGGTAGGTTCTCCATGCTGAATGCTTCGACTTTGAAATATTTGTTATCATCTTTATGCAGTTGTGACTGGAAAGACCGAGCAATTCGGATGTACTTCCTGGTTTCATATAGTTACGGTGCATAATGTTATGTTACAATACGAGATTTCAATTTAAATATATGCCAACCTGAATGATTAAAAATGAAATTCTTAACTGGGCTCTATCAAATATTTGATAGTGTTCACAAGCAAATTGTCACACACATGAGGTCTCTTCTTTTGCATTTTGGGATAAGAAGGCATATTCATAATCACATCTTGTTTTTCTAAAGCAAGGGTTGATCTAGAGTTATCTAGGGAGTCTGAGGCCCCCTCAGCTTTTTACTTTTTTTGTTTAATTCCTTGGATATTTGTCTCACAATCTTTGAAGTTGCAGAATTTGAATCATCTAGCATCCCTAATGTAAATCCTTTTATATTATCAAATTGAATACATTTCTACAGCTGTCAGGTAGACAATGTTTCTATCTTACCCTTATACTAGGTACGACTATTTTTGTGATCCTTTACGTCTGTTTTAAAAGTGAGTTTTGTGATGAAAGAACACAACCATCATCTACATCCGTTCATACGAGATAACTTATAGGATATAATGTCCTCGTTATCTTTTTTTACAGTTTCCATATAGTTctatttttttaatacttttttaGTAGATAACATGCATATAGAGGTTAGCATATGTTTATCAGGATAATTCAAGACCATTTATTGACCTCACTCTTGTAGCCTTGAGGGATAATCTTCAAatgcatatttttttttgttgttgtaggATGAGTTGCGCGATGCTGTCTTGCTCGTGTTTGCAAACAAACAAGATCTGCCAAATGCTATGAATGCTGCTGAAATCACTGATAAGCTTGGTCTGCATTCCCTGCGTCAACGGCATTGGTATAGCATCCTCGTTTAGCTAAGAGctgataataaattatattttgctaCTCTATGAATAGCAGTTCTTAATGACTGCATTGAAATTCTTAGTTAAGATGATAATGAGCAACAATAATTCTCTATTCTAACTGTGTTGAAATTATAGGAATATTCAAGTAATCAAGTTGCATGCCTGATTATTGAATTCCTTAGTTCCGGGGAAAAGAAAGATGAATGGACATATTTGTCTTAAGGTTTATATTTAGAAACCTGGATCCAACTTTGACACAAGTGACTCAATGATAAAATTCTATCTATTCTCGTTTTATGAATTTGTTTGTGCTGCAGCCTATTTTAGATTCACTTCTGATTCAGAAAGGCTTTAACGATAGTCGTAGATAATGATATGATCATATTCATTCATATGATACTGGTATACAAACCTGATAATGTTACTGTGCTGGAATTTTGTTTAGGTACATACAGAGCACTTGTGCCACATCCGGTGAGGGTTTATACGAGGGGCTTGATTGGTTGTCCAACAACATAGCTAGCAAGGTATTTTTGTTCTGCGCATCACCGACGTCCTATCCTGCGATCTTTTATGTTAATAACCAGAATAATCGCAGTTTTCTGTTCCTAgaataagttttgatctttcaagcttTTGTGTTGATGGGATATGATAATTTTCTCGTCTGCCAGGCTTAAAAAATGTGGAAGATGCAACAAGAAGTCTCAGAAGCAAGGAGCAACTGCGTTCCCCTTTTCCGTATCCTGACGATGTTTTTGGTACATTATGACCCAAGACACTTTTTAAGCTTTAGCGTGTATGGATGATCTTATGTTTGGTTCTTTGTTGCCACCTGACGTTTTATGTATACACATGGTTTTCTAGTTCTTTCAGTGGAAAATCTGCTTCATTATCTTGATCACACGCCTGTACGACTTCTTAGATTTCCATTTAAAACCATGCTACTTTCGTGCTTCGAAATCTCACATACAACATGAACTACTCCCGAAAAAGCTTTTCgaatcccatatatatatatatatatatataatgaaaatgaaaataagGTATCGAGAGACACTTATAGGGTATCAATCAAGCTTGCTGAACATGGTCAAGCCGTAGATGCAGCAAAATGAGACGGCAAAACCACATCAACGGGGCATAAAAGCTGCAGTACGTAGAAACGCTGATCGCCGCAGACAGACTACCTCATAGCCCAACAACACCAAGAATGCAGGTTTCCCAAGTCGCTACAAAGGATACAGGGCCTCACTTATCGCCATGGCGGCTGAGGCGAAGCGATGGCGGCCCCGTTCCCTCCTCTCCCATCTTCCCGACGTCGTTGAACCCTTGCCCGCTCGACTGGTCCGCCTCCTTCACCCGCAGCGGTACATCGTCGTCGCCGCCCTCGGCATCCCTTACCGTTGCACACACTACCGTCAGTCTCTCCTCCTCCTTGGGCTCAGTCTCATCCTTGGAGACGCTCAGCTTCTCCTTTATCGACTCTGCCATGCTCCCTATCGCACCAAATAAACCCCCTCCCCCCGCCTCTTTGCCCCTGCACATTCAAGAAATCTGTCAATCTTAAATGAGATCGAAAGAGACCAATCTCACCATGTAGAACAATGACATACTCCTCAGTCCACTGCCTACTCTCTTCCTCCCTTCGACCTTGCTCCTCTTTTCGCTTGGCCTCTTCCATCTTCTGTTCCGCCTTCTCCTCTGCCTCCGCCAACCTCTCCTGTCAAAATAGTAGTAGAATAAGATGTTTCAAAAGCTCCAACTCCACAATCGGGATCCTGTCGTACCTTTGTTACTTCTCCTGTCCCGGCCAAGTAGTCTCTGGCCTTGCGAGCCGCGTCAGCTGCTGCATCCTTGTACTCCTCCATCTTCTGCTTGGCTGATTCTGTTGTTCCCTTCGTCTTCTCAGCGACCATGTCCTTGGTTTCCCTGGTCTTCTCCGCAGCTTGCCACAACCTCTCCTCCGCCGACTCTTTGTACTCCCTAGCCTTCTCTGCTGCAGTGTCTTGCGCCTCCCTCTCCCGCACCTCTGCTGACTCCTTGTACTGCCTCGTCCTCTCCGCTGTAGCGTCCTTCGCCTCCTTCGCCTTGTCTGCTACGTAGTCTTTGTAACCCCCCGCCTTCCCCATGGTCTTATCCTCCGTCTCCCACGCCTTCTCCGCCGCAGAGTCCTTGGTCTCTCTTGCTGTCTCCACCGTCCTGTCCTTCGTCTCCCCCGCCTTCTGCGAAGCGGAGTCCTTGACCGCCCTTGCCTTCTGCACGGCGGCATCCTTGGTCTCCCCTGCTTTCTCCGCGGTCTTCTCCGCCGCCTCCTGCGTCCGGCCGGTTATGGCTCCGAAGAGGGACTTGGTACCCTCCTTGATGCTCTCGAGGACGCCGCCACGCCGCACCTCGCCGCCCTGCAGCCCATAGTCCTTGTGCTGGCGGAGGCTTTCCTCGCGCTCGTGCTCAGCCTCCCGTTGTCTCCCGCGTTCGCTCCGGATGGCCGCAAGCTCGTCAGCGGCCTTTCTCGCGGCGGCCTCAGCTCGCTCTTCTCGTGTCTCTTGCCTCACCGACATTGCTCACTTCTCACTCCCACAATTAGACTGCACGCGCATACACacactctgtctctctctctttgttttcTTCGTATTCCCAACTTCGATCCCTCCATGGTCAAGAAACTGGAAAGGTGTTAATAGAAGGACGAGGGAAGGGTACATGGACGTTCATGGCTACCGCAAAGCGTGGCATGTCCAAACGTACGACAGGTTTGACGACACGACTGCAGTAGATGGACACGTATATGGTCAATGGTCAAAAGATTAAAGACTGGCCATTGACGTATGCATGGAGAAGATGTACTCGTACAGGACACCTGTCCGGAATACGTATatcttaattcaaaattttattttgatattaaaagatcctatttctatttaatataataataataataataatctgatTTAtggattttattaaattattttattttgtaaAAAAAGAGTGATACATTGCTCTGTTAAtatgtattaaaattttaaatatagacATTTCACTTTATCTTATTATTTTGTTTGATTCCATACTTATcttgaattataaatatattttacataaattgttattttatctttttaatcaaaatgaagtTTATAAACTATTTAAGAGGTGGAACCAAAGTCATCGAAATTATTTTTTGCTCCACTAAACAAAaatgataattataatatattttttgggtTTATTTTGCAGCTCTTTGTCATAATTCTAAAAATAGTTTTAAGATGAATCTATGTCTTTCAAATCGAAAAAGTTTAACATGACAGATTTTACTAGATAACTTGAACAACTGAATTAGGCCTATTTTCTATTATAGAAAAAACTGTTCTTTTTTATAAATACTATCTAGTGAAAAGATTGAATACCTATGTAGATTTTGAATTTTTAATTGTCTTTTAGATGATTTATGTGAAACCTACTAAAAAatagaattagaaaaaaaatgataagttttagaagatatatatatatatatatctcagatATTCTAAAGGAGTCAATAGGTTTATCATTTctgattttaataattttaaaagagTCAATAGGTTTACTGTTTctgattttaataattttaaaatgataGATCACCTATTAATGGTCAGAT harbors:
- the LOC135623193 gene encoding ADP-ribosylation factor 1-like, which encodes MGLTFAKLFSRLFAKKEMRILMVGLDAAGKTTILYKLKLGEIVTTIPTIGFNVETVEYKNISFTVWDVGGQDKIRPLWRHYFQNTQGLIFVVDSNDRDRVVEARDELHRMLNEDELRDAVLLVFANKQDLPNAMNAAEITDKLGLHSLRQRHWYIQSTCATSGEGLYEGLDWLSNNIASKA
- the LOC135623192 gene encoding late embryogenesis abundant protein ECP63-like, translated to MSVRQETREERAEAAARKAADELAAIRSERGRQREAEHEREESLRQHKDYGLQGGEVRRGGVLESIKEGTKSLFGAITGRTQEAAEKTAEKAGETKDAAVQKARAVKDSASQKAGETKDRTVETARETKDSAAEKAWETEDKTMGKAGGYKDYVADKAKEAKDATAERTRQYKESAEVREREAQDTAAEKAREYKESAEERLWQAAEKTRETKDMVAEKTKGTTESAKQKMEEYKDAAADAARKARDYLAGTGEVTKERLAEAEEKAEQKMEEAKRKEEQGRREEESRQWTEEYVIVLHGEIGLFRSHLRLTDFLNVQGQRGGGRGFIWCDREHGRVDKGEAERLQG